A portion of the Thermodesulfobacteriota bacterium genome contains these proteins:
- a CDS encoding Rrf2 family transcriptional regulator translates to MQVTKTLDYAVRSLTYMGHQPISKHSMKEISEEQHIPLSYLAKIMRRLVKKGLVRSSVGPDGGYTLRKSPNEINLRDIYEAIEGEIRMVDCMEDDSVCVLHDSCPQLPVWDKIQMSMVKILEDTTLADMLKDKDNNIFNQVN, encoded by the coding sequence ATGCAAGTAACTAAAACTTTAGATTATGCGGTCAGATCGCTTACTTATATGGGTCACCAACCCATCAGCAAGCACAGTATGAAAGAGATCTCAGAAGAGCAACATATCCCTCTTAGCTATCTGGCAAAAATAATGCGAAGATTAGTTAAAAAAGGACTCGTTAGATCCTCTGTAGGACCTGACGGCGGTTACACTCTTCGAAAATCCCCCAATGAGATAAACCTGCGCGATATATATGAGGCAATAGAGGGCGAGATAAGAATGGTTGACTGCATGGAAGACGATTCAGTTTGTGTTTTGCATGACAGTTGTCCACAGCTCCCAGTATGGGACAAAATTCAGATGTCGATGGTAAAGATTCTAGAAGATACAACACTTGCAGATATGCTAAAAGATAAAGACAACAATATTTTTAATCAGGTGAATTAA
- the sufC gene encoding Fe-S cluster assembly ATPase SufC, which yields MLEIKNLHASVEDQEILKGLNLTINPGEVHSIMGPNGSGKSTLAQVLAGRDSYEVTQGEVLFEGKDLLDLEPEERACEGIFLAFQYPVEIPGVANTYLLREALNSVRKYRGEEPLKHIEFAKFAKQKMEVMHMDDNLLKRAVNEGFSGGEKKRNEIFQMQILEPKLAVLDETDSGLDIDALKIVADGVNSLRGPDRGFLVITHYQRLLDYIVPDFVHVLVDGKIVKSGGKELALELEDKGYGWIEEEKAAANS from the coding sequence ATGCTGGAAATCAAAAATCTGCATGCAAGTGTAGAGGATCAGGAAATCTTAAAGGGACTTAACCTAACAATTAACCCCGGAGAGGTTCACTCTATTATGGGACCAAACGGCTCAGGGAAAAGTACACTTGCACAGGTATTAGCTGGGCGAGATTCCTATGAAGTGACACAGGGAGAAGTCCTATTTGAAGGCAAAGATCTTTTAGATCTAGAGCCCGAAGAAAGGGCATGCGAGGGTATATTCCTGGCATTTCAATACCCTGTAGAAATACCGGGGGTTGCAAACACATATCTTCTTCGTGAAGCATTGAATTCAGTGCGCAAATACAGAGGTGAGGAGCCGCTTAAGCATATCGAATTTGCAAAATTCGCCAAACAAAAAATGGAAGTTATGCATATGGATGACAATCTTCTCAAACGCGCCGTCAATGAGGGCTTTTCAGGAGGAGAGAAAAAGAGAAACGAAATATTTCAAATGCAGATTCTTGAGCCTAAGTTGGCCGTTTTAGACGAGACGGACTCAGGACTCGACATTGATGCACTAAAGATTGTAGCTGACGGAGTTAATTCTCTTAGAGGCCCTGATAGAGGATTTTTAGTTATCACCCATTATCAAAGACTGCTTGATTACATTGTGCCCGACTTCGTTCATGTTTTGGTTGACGGTAAGATAGTCAAATCCGGCGGCAAAGAGCTTGCTCTTGAGCTTGAAGATAAGGGCTACGGATGGATTGAAGAAGAGAAAGCAGCGGCTAACAGTTAG
- the sufB gene encoding Fe-S cluster assembly protein SufB — protein sequence MSVDLEKLAEQEYKYGFVTDVEQEVAPVGLNEDVIRMISAKKNEPEWLLEWRLKAYEHWQTMKEPTWPNVHYPPVDYQGISYYAAPKNTPKLDSLDDLDPEIKETYDKLGIPLEEQKMLAGVAVDAVFDSVSVITTFKETLAEAGVIFCSISEAVQEYPELVKQYLGYVVPHNDNFFAALNTAVFTDGSFVYIPKGVRCPMELSTYFRINAENTGQFERTLIIAEEGSYVSYLEGCTAPKRDENQLHAAVVELIAHKDATIKYSTIQNWYPGDSEGKGGIYNFVTKRGRCIGDNSHISWTQVETGSAITWKYPSCILEGDNSVGEFYSVALTNRRQQADTGTKMIHKGKNTSSTIISKGISAGLGQNTYRGLVEIGKDATSARNYTQCDSMLIGDKCGAHTFPYIEVKNSTAQMEHEASTSKIGEDQIFYCQQRGLSAEDAVSLIVNGFCKDVFKELPFEFAVEAEKLLSISLEGSVG from the coding sequence ATGAGTGTCGATTTAGAGAAATTAGCGGAACAGGAATACAAATATGGCTTCGTAACAGATGTGGAGCAGGAAGTAGCTCCAGTAGGACTTAACGAAGACGTCATCCGTATGATCTCAGCTAAAAAGAATGAACCTGAGTGGCTACTTGAGTGGCGACTCAAAGCCTATGAGCATTGGCAGACAATGAAAGAACCAACGTGGCCCAACGTTCATTATCCTCCCGTGGATTATCAAGGAATCAGCTACTATGCGGCTCCTAAAAACACGCCTAAGCTTGACAGCTTGGATGATTTAGATCCGGAAATTAAAGAAACTTACGACAAACTCGGAATACCTCTTGAAGAGCAGAAAATGTTGGCCGGAGTTGCAGTAGACGCAGTATTTGATAGCGTATCAGTGATCACAACATTTAAAGAAACACTAGCGGAAGCCGGGGTTATATTTTGCTCGATCTCGGAGGCTGTACAGGAGTACCCTGAGCTTGTAAAGCAATACTTAGGCTATGTCGTGCCTCATAACGACAATTTTTTTGCGGCTCTTAATACAGCAGTTTTTACAGATGGCTCCTTTGTTTATATTCCAAAAGGCGTAAGATGCCCAATGGAGCTTTCAACTTATTTTAGAATCAATGCTGAAAACACAGGTCAATTTGAAAGAACATTAATTATTGCGGAAGAAGGAAGCTATGTGAGCTATTTAGAAGGCTGCACCGCTCCTAAGCGTGATGAGAATCAGCTGCACGCAGCTGTTGTAGAGCTTATCGCACATAAAGATGCAACGATTAAATACTCAACAATACAAAACTGGTATCCCGGAGACAGTGAGGGTAAAGGTGGTATATATAACTTTGTTACCAAACGCGGCAGATGCATCGGTGATAACTCCCATATCTCCTGGACACAAGTTGAAACGGGCTCTGCCATTACATGGAAATACCCAAGCTGCATATTAGAGGGAGATAACTCTGTCGGGGAGTTTTATTCAGTTGCACTTACCAACAGAAGACAGCAGGCAGACACTGGAACAAAAATGATACACAAAGGGAAAAACACCTCTAGCACAATCATCTCAAAAGGTATCTCCGCAGGACTTGGACAAAACACATACAGAGGCCTTGTCGAGATTGGAAAGGATGCGACTAGCGCAAGAAATTATACTCAATGTGATTCTATGTTGATCGGTGATAAGTGCGGTGCACATACGTTCCCATACATTGAAGTTAAGAATTCAACTGCTCAGATGGAACACGAAGCATCAACCTCAAAAATCGGTGAGGACCAGATCTTTTATTGCCAGCAAAGGGGTCTTTCGGCAGAAGATGCTGTGTCGCTGATTGTAAACGGTTTTTGTAAGGACGTATTTAAAGAGCTCCCGTTTGAGTTTGCGGTAGAGGCAGAGAAGCTGCTTAGCATTAGTCTAGAGGGTAGTGTCGGATAG